A genomic stretch from Edaphobacter aggregans includes:
- a CDS encoding RNA polymerase sigma factor, which translates to MRNGFAAAAAMVTLFSGQASEPMPSQIGDEVVELFEQLRTPLLRYLMTLGLHVQDGEEVIQEVFLALFQHLKKGKRGDNLRGWIFRVAHNLALKQFRSTKSKIERASVPIDEVQTEFVSPAATPEEMLEQANSEERIQAVIQALPEQDRRCLFLRAEGLRYREIAEALGISLGSVANSLERAIGKLSRAREQVGA; encoded by the coding sequence ATGCGGAATGGCTTCGCCGCAGCGGCGGCGATGGTGACATTGTTCTCGGGTCAGGCAAGCGAACCGATGCCATCGCAGATCGGTGATGAGGTCGTCGAGCTTTTTGAACAGCTTAGAACGCCTCTTCTGCGCTATCTGATGACGCTCGGACTGCATGTTCAGGACGGAGAAGAAGTGATCCAAGAGGTCTTTCTGGCACTGTTTCAGCACCTGAAGAAGGGAAAGCGTGGTGACAACCTCCGGGGATGGATCTTCCGTGTTGCCCACAACCTGGCTTTGAAACAGTTCCGTTCTACCAAATCCAAGATAGAGCGGGCCTCGGTCCCGATTGATGAGGTTCAGACCGAATTCGTCTCGCCTGCTGCTACGCCAGAAGAAATGCTTGAGCAGGCGAATTCAGAAGAGCGGATACAGGCTGTGATCCAGGCTCTTCCGGAACAGGATAGGCGGTGCCTGTTTCTGCGTGCGGAAGGCCTCAGATACAGGGAGATCGCTGAAGCGCTTGGTATTTCTCTCGGGTCGGTTGCGAACTCGCTAGAGCGCGCCATTGGCAAGTTGAGCCGTGCGAGAGAGCAGGTAGGAGCCTAA
- a CDS encoding anti-sigma factor family protein, with the protein MNDHIREGELLRAVDGELSKDRAAKINEHLAACWMCRTRLNDFEGTIHRFVHVYINDLKSQIPEIDGPRALLRARIMSLESAEKRSWWEGLSLPLQWGRVSGYFAVALMAIAIISFPFIRLHRVAPEMTVPEVLNKAASGEQIGLRQATQRVTYQKLQIRVEGNIYNRSIYRDTRNARHVAKLQSIARPMSEQDVARMLDPVAHVFSEAKMDWEAPLSPSHLSGWRSALQVKADQVHRDEAITEVSTATPEGPIAEATVKFRNADYRPISETLRLRDNRVVEIAELDYGVLELNQVSADLFDAGSAPVLAVHAAGSEDSQANIGGVALELEVMRRLDRANALMGEQLFIERHRDSVHVRGVVDDKQRRDEIVMALGLAAKNPALQLDIAVPNGTVQGRKRIVHESVEGIEGFQRAPADGSLREFFAKKPITGTTTEEEVERFMDEVSLHSQSARAHALALKQIAERFSPDDLKAMTSEEHRQWRGMLQSHASAVLKETRLMRENLEPIFGANAEDNRSLISNFKSDADLVYAAAKLSDLTASNDSAVWHSFAASTQASNVTLVCLPEFWDSLLDAEILAEKISASTTDGGPQF; encoded by the coding sequence ATGAACGATCACATTCGAGAAGGAGAACTACTCCGCGCGGTGGACGGTGAGCTATCGAAGGATCGTGCTGCGAAGATCAACGAGCACCTTGCCGCTTGCTGGATGTGCAGGACCCGTCTGAACGATTTCGAAGGGACAATCCATCGATTCGTTCATGTTTATATCAATGATCTCAAGTCACAGATCCCTGAAATCGATGGTCCGCGTGCTTTGTTGCGTGCGCGAATCATGAGCCTAGAAAGTGCTGAGAAGCGTTCATGGTGGGAGGGGTTGTCGCTACCACTACAGTGGGGACGGGTTTCGGGCTATTTTGCGGTCGCGCTCATGGCTATTGCCATCATCTCGTTTCCATTCATAAGGCTGCATCGAGTCGCACCGGAGATGACGGTACCTGAGGTACTGAACAAAGCAGCGTCTGGCGAGCAGATTGGGCTCCGCCAGGCAACGCAGCGAGTCACGTATCAGAAGCTTCAGATTCGGGTAGAAGGCAACATTTACAACCGCTCGATCTATCGCGATACGAGAAACGCGAGGCATGTCGCCAAACTGCAAAGTATCGCCCGACCGATGTCCGAGCAGGACGTCGCCCGAATGCTTGATCCGGTCGCACATGTCTTTTCCGAGGCAAAGATGGATTGGGAGGCACCGCTCTCGCCTTCACATCTGAGCGGATGGCGGTCTGCGCTGCAGGTGAAGGCTGATCAGGTTCACCGCGATGAAGCAATCACTGAGGTTTCAACGGCGACGCCAGAAGGTCCGATTGCCGAAGCTACCGTGAAATTCCGCAATGCGGACTATCGCCCTATCTCCGAGACGCTTCGTCTGAGGGACAACAGAGTCGTCGAAATTGCGGAGCTTGATTACGGAGTCCTTGAACTTAATCAGGTGAGCGCCGATCTGTTCGATGCGGGGTCGGCGCCAGTGCTTGCAGTGCATGCGGCTGGATCGGAAGATTCTCAAGCCAACATCGGGGGCGTAGCCCTTGAACTTGAAGTGATGCGGCGCCTCGACCGTGCTAATGCGTTGATGGGAGAACAGCTTTTCATTGAACGGCATCGAGACTCTGTTCATGTTCGTGGGGTGGTCGACGACAAGCAGCGCCGAGACGAGATCGTTATGGCGCTGGGGCTAGCTGCGAAAAACCCGGCACTGCAGTTAGATATTGCAGTTCCGAATGGAACGGTGCAAGGGCGGAAGAGAATTGTCCACGAATCTGTTGAGGGGATCGAAGGCTTCCAGCGAGCGCCTGCGGACGGTAGCTTGCGTGAATTCTTTGCTAAGAAGCCGATCACCGGTACGACGACGGAAGAAGAGGTAGAGCGTTTCATGGACGAAGTCTCGCTTCATTCCCAATCGGCGAGAGCGCACGCGCTTGCTCTCAAACAGATTGCCGAGCGATTTTCTCCGGACGATCTGAAAGCGATGACCTCTGAGGAGCATCGCCAATGGCGTGGGATGTTGCAATCTCATGCCAGCGCGGTCCTTAAAGAGACCCGCTTGATGCGGGAGAACCTGGAGCCCATTTTCGGCGCAAATGCCGAAGATAATCGATCACTCATTTCGAATTTTAAGAGTGACGCCGACCTCGTTTACGCCGCCGCTAAACTATCCGATCTTACGGCATCGAATGACAGCGCAGTGTGGCATTCCTTCGCTGCTTCTACTCAAGCTTCCAACGTAACGCTTGTTTGTTTACCTGAATTTTGGGACTCGTTGCTCGACGCCGAAATCCTAGCAGAGAAGATTTCGGCAAGTACGACGGATGGAGGACCACAGTTTTGA
- a CDS encoding S46 family peptidase: MSSQATRAAAVNRRRPSHNEQQSDWNNSMRKGFQWTGLLVLCLGIRAVADEGMWPFDNVPMARIKAKYGFEPTQAWLDHLRLSSVRMGDSGSFVSPNGLILTNHHVGRKCIIAASTKEKDFMESGFYAKSSAEEVKCAGLQVEVLQNIEDITASVSAAANPAAKSTEAANARRAVLQRIEDECKKTGLSCETVPLYAGAVYRLYRYKKYSDVRLVFAPEVTSAFFGGDADNYTFPRYDLDIAFFRAYENGLPAHTSNYLKVSTSGAKEGSLVFAAGNPSTTARLSTLSQLEYLRDVVYPAQIKSYTRRAQLLREFSEKSPEKASMVAPLVWDLENRLKAIRGYQAGLLDKDLMAKKTAEEQKLRKTVAANARLRAEYGDPWGELDIAIAQQRKFDSERHYPETVGLSGRLASYARILVRAAAERSKPNDARLPEFRDASWRMQERDLTNKSSINKALDEIALVDSLGQLVDELGSEDPLVRKVLSGKTPAERAHELIANTKLDDPEVRKELLAGGQAAIDASTDPLIIVQRSVDQEARSEKKRMTGRRGAGDLTGIRVAIGEATFAADGFAVSPDATSSLRLTFGIVKGVGADLPFTTMGGAFGYAKEKENKPPYQLPESWVKARGKIDPNVPLNEISTLDVIGGNSGSPVVNTEGELVGVAFDANKALLAGRYVYDEEGARAMSVDSRAILEGLRKIYNANELADELTGNAPKVQ; the protein is encoded by the coding sequence ATGTCTTCGCAGGCAACACGGGCGGCGGCGGTGAATCGTCGTCGCCCGTCTCATAACGAACAACAGTCAGATTGGAATAATTCGATGCGTAAAGGGTTTCAATGGACGGGCCTCCTTGTGCTCTGCCTTGGGATACGGGCAGTGGCGGACGAGGGGATGTGGCCATTCGACAATGTGCCGATGGCGAGAATCAAGGCAAAGTACGGCTTCGAACCTACGCAGGCGTGGTTGGATCACCTGCGCCTCTCCTCTGTTCGAATGGGCGACTCAGGCTCGTTTGTTTCGCCAAATGGCCTGATCCTCACCAATCATCACGTAGGCAGAAAGTGCATTATAGCCGCCTCGACAAAAGAAAAAGACTTCATGGAGTCGGGGTTTTACGCTAAGTCTTCCGCTGAGGAAGTCAAATGTGCGGGGCTGCAAGTGGAAGTGCTTCAGAACATAGAAGACATTACTGCAAGCGTGTCTGCAGCGGCCAATCCAGCGGCAAAGTCTACAGAAGCGGCAAACGCGCGACGTGCTGTGCTTCAGCGAATTGAAGACGAGTGTAAGAAAACGGGATTGAGCTGTGAGACAGTTCCTCTCTATGCTGGGGCTGTATACCGTCTCTATCGCTACAAAAAATATTCCGATGTTCGCCTGGTATTTGCACCCGAAGTTACAAGTGCGTTCTTCGGCGGAGACGCGGACAATTACACATTTCCAAGATACGACCTCGACATAGCTTTCTTTCGTGCCTATGAAAACGGGTTGCCCGCTCACACCTCTAATTATCTGAAGGTTTCGACATCAGGGGCGAAAGAAGGCTCGCTCGTGTTTGCGGCAGGGAATCCATCGACCACAGCCCGTCTGAGCACGCTGTCGCAATTGGAATACCTTCGAGATGTTGTTTACCCAGCGCAAATCAAGTCGTACACTCGACGCGCCCAGCTTTTGAGAGAGTTCAGCGAGAAGTCACCAGAGAAGGCTTCGATGGTTGCGCCGCTGGTTTGGGATTTGGAGAACCGGCTGAAGGCGATCAGGGGATATCAGGCAGGCTTGCTCGACAAGGATCTAATGGCCAAGAAGACTGCGGAGGAACAAAAGCTCCGGAAAACGGTTGCAGCCAATGCGAGACTGAGAGCTGAGTATGGAGATCCCTGGGGAGAGCTCGACATAGCAATCGCGCAGCAGCGAAAGTTCGACTCGGAGCGACATTATCCAGAGACCGTTGGTTTGAGTGGCCGCCTTGCGTCTTATGCGCGAATCCTGGTTCGTGCAGCGGCAGAGCGATCCAAGCCAAACGATGCGCGCCTCCCGGAATTTCGTGATGCGTCGTGGCGTATGCAAGAACGCGACCTCACCAACAAGAGTTCGATCAACAAGGCTCTTGATGAAATTGCGTTGGTGGATTCGTTGGGGCAACTCGTGGATGAGTTGGGATCAGAGGATCCTTTGGTCCGGAAAGTTCTGAGCGGGAAGACACCCGCAGAACGAGCTCACGAGTTAATTGCAAACACTAAGCTTGATGACCCGGAGGTACGCAAAGAACTTCTGGCCGGCGGTCAGGCCGCCATTGATGCGAGTACCGATCCCCTGATCATTGTGCAGCGTTCTGTTGATCAGGAGGCGCGTTCGGAGAAAAAACGCATGACTGGCAGGCGTGGCGCGGGTGACCTAACGGGGATTCGAGTCGCGATTGGAGAAGCGACATTCGCCGCTGACGGCTTTGCGGTATCTCCCGACGCCACCAGCAGTCTTCGTTTGACCTTTGGAATCGTGAAGGGGGTCGGCGCTGATCTCCCATTTACAACGATGGGCGGCGCGTTTGGATATGCGAAGGAAAAAGAAAACAAACCGCCGTATCAATTGCCCGAGAGCTGGGTGAAGGCGAGGGGCAAGATTGACCCGAATGTCCCGCTCAATGAAATATCAACGCTGGATGTCATTGGCGGCAATTCCGGAAGCCCGGTTGTAAACACTGAAGGCGAACTTGTAGGAGTGGCTTTCGATGCTAACAAAGCATTGCTGGCGGGACGATATGTTTACGACGAAGAAGGCGCGCGCGCGATGAGCGTGGATTCACGCGCCATCCTTGAAGGACTACGCAAGATTTATAACGCCAATGAACTGGCAGACGAACTGACAGGCAATGCGCCGAAGGTGCAGTAG
- a CDS encoding carboxypeptidase regulatory-like domain-containing protein, with translation MTKRSNWLRLAFAALLFTAPLMIAQSTTATLSGTVVDQAGAVIPDVKITVLNTATAARRDVSTNPQGDFSVALLPPGKYSLRAVRTGFARIEIPNITLNTNDEQRLLVNLKVGQVTETITVDASTLGYESSSSVATVVDSNFVDQLPLKGRSFQSLLLMTPGVVSGGTAGKEAGQLSVNGLRTNSNYWTIDGVSANTGVASTGSASVNVNQAFTGAVPGFNAFGGTNGLISVDAMQEFKVQTATYSAEFGRQPGGQVQLTTRSGSNQYRGVLYDYLRNDILEANDWFANHRNPQTPRPKTRLNDFGGTFGGPIFRNRTFFFFSYEGMRYRHPVNLSNAYVPSATLRNDPKIDPNIRALLNAFPTSTQPEVNNTQLYPYYQSSPMNSDSMSLRVDQVLNSKWTLFGRYAYAPSNQQAWTLAQLQTSETNQNTGTVGLTGLLTPSLTNQLSFNYSTAGGTGNTSIQPVNGAVVPTQAQLFGGKAPIGGNTTFASWNFFSSSYPNTFNLSVGDQTQNASRSLNITDNLSWSKGKHMLKFGVDYRRLSSTLAPKDYNMSVSANTLSSLETNVMDSVSVSGNRQATLNYDNVSFYAQDGWKVTPRLTVDMGLRWELNPPPSGLNPNDLFYVKGWEDPTTMLLTPQGTQAYSTDWHALAPRLGASYELRKQAGWETVVRGGYGMFYDLSTAVAGYSIGGSLRSSSFVKQPVPFNDTILAPIPDRTYPTTPPYPATLPLIGLLDGYTTPTTQEWNVALQQGLGKNQVLTVTYVGNGARKLPRSYSLLVNGTDSTGAKIGFSNPNFASGATVRVTRNDAGYGDSSDYSGLQVQFQRQLHKGLQVLSNYTWAHAIDTASQDTQIFGYLFPSVKPQMTRGNSDNDRRQTFNIAMSYQARSFNPENIVLRTLNTGLIKGWVFENMFTGQTGTPIDVTLSRDAGGYDVNSITLHPDIVPGQPFWLSDPTVAGKKYINSAAFQLPANLMGPVQSVTQGNLPRNYLRAPVFWQYDASIGRDFKLTERFKLQYRAEMFNALNHPNFTGYSVGMGYYSPAFKPSPIPSTFGKATSMAGSGGQGGLLGILPIFSNGGPRSVQMALKLVF, from the coding sequence ATGACCAAAAGATCGAATTGGCTGCGCCTTGCTTTCGCTGCCTTGCTCTTCACAGCTCCTCTGATGATCGCCCAAAGCACGACCGCCACCTTGAGTGGAACTGTCGTCGATCAAGCCGGCGCGGTCATTCCCGATGTCAAGATCACCGTCTTGAACACTGCAACCGCGGCGAGGCGGGACGTCAGTACAAATCCTCAGGGCGACTTCTCGGTAGCGCTCCTGCCCCCGGGTAAATACTCGCTACGCGCCGTTCGGACAGGGTTTGCTCGTATTGAGATTCCAAACATAACGCTGAATACGAACGATGAACAAAGGCTGCTGGTCAATCTGAAGGTCGGCCAGGTCACCGAAACCATTACCGTGGATGCATCGACGCTTGGTTATGAAAGCTCCAGTTCCGTTGCAACGGTAGTTGACAGCAACTTCGTGGACCAGCTGCCGTTGAAGGGCAGATCGTTCCAGTCGCTGCTGCTGATGACTCCTGGCGTGGTCTCCGGGGGGACGGCAGGAAAAGAGGCGGGTCAGCTGAGCGTGAATGGCCTACGCACTAATTCCAACTACTGGACTATCGACGGCGTCTCGGCTAATACAGGGGTCGCGAGCACAGGATCGGCCTCGGTCAACGTAAATCAGGCGTTCACCGGAGCGGTTCCGGGTTTCAATGCCTTCGGAGGAACGAACGGCCTCATCTCGGTCGATGCGATGCAGGAGTTCAAGGTACAGACCGCCACGTATTCGGCGGAATTTGGCCGGCAGCCCGGTGGACAGGTGCAGCTCACGACGCGTTCCGGCTCCAATCAGTACCGCGGCGTACTGTACGACTATCTGCGCAACGACATTCTTGAGGCGAACGACTGGTTTGCTAACCATCGCAATCCTCAGACTCCAAGGCCGAAGACCAGGTTGAACGATTTCGGCGGAACCTTCGGCGGCCCCATCTTCAGGAACCGGACCTTCTTCTTCTTCTCGTATGAAGGCATGCGGTACCGGCACCCAGTCAACTTGAGCAACGCCTATGTGCCTAGCGCCACGCTGAGGAACGACCCGAAGATCGATCCGAACATCCGCGCGCTGCTCAATGCCTTCCCCACGTCCACTCAGCCGGAAGTCAACAACACGCAGCTCTACCCGTACTACCAGTCGAGTCCGATGAACTCGGACTCCATGAGCCTCCGGGTCGATCAGGTCCTCAACTCCAAATGGACACTCTTCGGACGCTATGCCTATGCTCCTTCGAACCAGCAAGCCTGGACTCTGGCGCAGCTGCAGACCTCTGAGACCAATCAGAATACGGGCACAGTGGGCCTGACCGGTTTGCTGACACCGAGCCTGACCAATCAGCTCAGTTTTAACTACAGCACCGCAGGCGGCACAGGAAACACCTCAATTCAGCCCGTGAATGGTGCTGTGGTACCCACCCAGGCCCAGTTGTTCGGCGGCAAAGCGCCAATCGGCGGAAACACAACATTCGCCAGCTGGAACTTTTTCAGCAGCAGCTATCCAAACACTTTCAATCTTTCAGTGGGAGACCAGACGCAGAACGCCAGCCGTTCGCTCAATATCACCGATAACCTGAGCTGGTCCAAGGGCAAGCATATGCTGAAGTTTGGGGTGGATTACCGCCGCCTCAGCTCGACCCTGGCGCCGAAGGACTACAACATGAGCGTCAGCGCGAATACACTCAGCAGCCTAGAAACAAATGTCATGGATTCGGTCAGCGTGTCGGGTAACCGCCAGGCAACGCTCAACTACGATAACGTCTCCTTCTATGCGCAGGACGGATGGAAGGTGACTCCGCGGCTGACAGTGGACATGGGACTGCGGTGGGAGCTCAACCCGCCACCGTCCGGGTTGAACCCAAATGATCTCTTCTATGTGAAGGGCTGGGAGGACCCGACGACCATGCTCCTTACACCACAAGGAACCCAGGCCTACTCGACCGACTGGCACGCTCTTGCTCCGAGATTGGGAGCGAGCTACGAACTGCGTAAGCAGGCGGGGTGGGAGACCGTTGTGCGCGGTGGCTACGGCATGTTCTATGACCTGAGCACGGCAGTAGCCGGCTATAGCATAGGCGGATCCCTGCGGTCGTCAAGCTTCGTGAAGCAGCCGGTTCCCTTCAACGATACGATCCTTGCACCGATTCCCGACCGGACCTATCCGACCACCCCGCCCTATCCGGCAACCCTGCCTCTCATTGGCTTGCTGGACGGATATACAACCCCGACAACGCAAGAGTGGAACGTCGCGCTGCAGCAGGGGCTTGGCAAAAACCAGGTGCTCACCGTGACCTATGTGGGGAACGGCGCACGCAAGCTCCCCCGCAGCTACAGCCTGCTGGTGAATGGCACCGATAGTACGGGAGCCAAGATCGGCTTTAGCAATCCTAACTTCGCAAGCGGCGCCACTGTTCGGGTTACCCGCAATGATGCAGGATATGGGGACAGCTCTGACTATTCCGGTCTGCAGGTGCAGTTCCAGCGCCAGTTGCACAAGGGCCTGCAGGTGCTGAGCAACTATACCTGGGCCCACGCGATTGACACGGCCTCGCAGGATACACAGATCTTCGGATATCTGTTCCCTTCTGTGAAGCCGCAGATGACGCGCGGGAACTCGGACAACGACCGACGTCAGACCTTCAACATCGCCATGAGCTACCAGGCTCGAAGTTTCAACCCTGAAAACATCGTCTTGCGGACGTTGAACACCGGGTTGATCAAGGGGTGGGTGTTCGAAAACATGTTCACAGGTCAAACTGGAACACCGATAGACGTTACCTTGTCTCGCGATGCCGGGGGCTACGATGTGAACTCCATCACGCTTCATCCGGATATTGTTCCTGGCCAGCCATTCTGGCTGTCCGATCCCACGGTCGCGGGAAAAAAGTACATCAATTCGGCTGCGTTCCAGTTGCCAGCTAATCTCATGGGGCCGGTGCAAAGTGTCACTCAAGGCAATCTGCCGCGAAATTATCTGCGGGCGCCTGTGTTCTGGCAGTATGACGCCAGCATCGGACGGGACTTCAAGCTGACCGAGCGCTTCAAGCTGCAGTATCGTGCGGAGATGTTCAACGCTCTCAATCACCCGAACTTTACCGGCTACTCGGTGGGGATGGGTTACTACAGTCCTGCCTTCAAGCCTTCGCCTATCCCATCGACGTTTGGCAAAGCCACATCGATGGCGGGAAGCGGCGGACAGGGCGGATTACTGGGCATACTTCCGATTTTCTCAAATGGCGGTCCTCGTTCCGTTCAGATGGCCTTGAAGCTCGTCTTCTAA
- a CDS encoding Crp/Fnr family transcriptional regulator — protein sequence MNCVCKFSPGNQNVGLPDGLRPRFLAGLSKAKLDSVLSVAKHRQFRASSVIINQEDPAERFFLLTSGQGRHFVITSDGRKILLHWLTPGQIFGGAAILSTPFHYLASTEVLVDSCALVWERQTLREITSSCPALLENALSIAVIENIAWDIAAHVSLSADDARGRVAHLLVSLASAIGEATHDGVDLRVLNEDLAEGANVTPFTVSRCLRDWEHAGLVAKRRGGILLRRPELLLAAG from the coding sequence GTGAATTGTGTCTGCAAATTCTCGCCTGGAAACCAGAATGTCGGCCTACCCGATGGGCTTAGGCCCCGCTTTTTGGCCGGATTGTCGAAGGCCAAACTCGACTCTGTGCTTTCCGTTGCCAAACATCGGCAATTTCGGGCCTCCTCTGTGATCATCAATCAGGAAGACCCTGCGGAACGATTCTTTCTGCTCACCAGTGGTCAAGGCAGGCACTTCGTGATCACGAGTGACGGTCGAAAGATACTTCTCCACTGGTTGACTCCCGGACAGATTTTCGGTGGCGCCGCAATTCTCTCTACTCCATTCCACTATCTTGCCAGCACTGAAGTGCTGGTGGACAGTTGTGCGCTCGTGTGGGAGAGGCAGACCCTCCGGGAAATAACGTCTAGTTGTCCGGCATTGTTGGAGAATGCCTTGTCAATTGCGGTGATAGAAAATATCGCGTGGGATATCGCAGCACATGTCTCGTTGAGCGCCGATGATGCGCGTGGGCGCGTTGCTCACTTACTGGTAAGTCTCGCAAGCGCAATCGGTGAAGCCACTCATGATGGCGTTGATCTGAGAGTCCTAAACGAAGATTTGGCTGAGGGAGCGAACGTGACGCCATTTACAGTCAGCCGTTGTCTAAGGGACTGGGAACACGCAGGTCTGGTAGCGAAGAGGCGCGGTGGAATCCTCCTGCGAAGACCTGAGCTCCTGCTGGCTGCGGGTTGA